From Alloacidobacterium dinghuense:
GCTGTTTCTGGCGGGCTACAAAGTCACCCTCGACGACCTAAAGAGCTTCCGCCAGTTCGGATCGAAGACGCCGGGGCATCCCGAATATGGGTGGACGGACGGCGTAGAAGTGACGACCGGGCCGCTGGGGCAGGGTTTCGGCATGGCGGTAGGACTGGCCATCGCGGAGAAGCATCTGGCGGCGACCTACAACAGGCCGGGCTTCAACGTCGTGAATCACCATACATACATGCTTTGCGGCGATGGCGATTTGATGGAAGGCCTATCGCACGAGGCGGCGTCATTGGCGGGAACATTGAAGCTGGGTAAGCTGATCGCGCTTTACGACGACAATCTCGTCTCGCTGGATGGGCCGACAGAATGGAGCTTCACCGAGGACAGGTATAAGCGGTTCGAGGCCTACAACTGGCACGTGCAGCGCGTGGAAGACGGGAACGACCTGGAGGCAATTGAAGCAGCGATTGTATCGGCGAAGGCCGAGAAAGATAGGCCGTCATTCATTGCGGTGCGCACTGTGATTGGGTACGGAAGCCCCAGGGCCGGTACGAATAGGGTTCACGGCGAGGCGATGGGGCCGGCAGATGCGGCCGCAACGAAGAAGTTCTTCGGATTTCCAGAAGATCAGAGCTTTTATGTGCCGGACGATGCACTAGCCAATTGGCGCAAAGCGGTAGAGCGCGGGGCAGTGCAGGAAGCGGAGTGGAACGACCTTTTCGCGAGCTATGCGAGTGCATTCCCCGAGCTCGCTGGGGAGTTCGAGCGGACGCAGGCTGGCAAGCTGCGTGCCGGATGGGAGAAGGCGATCCCCAGCTTCGGGACTGAGAAGCCAATGGCGACGCGCAACGCGGGTCAGCAGGTGATGGCGTCAATCTTCAATGATGTGCCGGAGCTGTTCGGCGGCGCGGCAGATTTGACGGCGTCGACCAAGACGATCTTCAAAAACTCACCGCATTTTGCAGACGATCCGGGCGGGCGCAATGTGTTTTTCGGCGTACGCGAGCTGGGCATGTGCGCGGCAGTGAACGGCATGGCGGTGCACGGAGGACTACGGCCGTTCGGGTCGACGTTCTTCGTCTTTTCTGACTACGCGAAACCGGCGCTGAGGATCGCAGCAATCATGAAAGCAAACTCGTTGTTTGTGTTCACGCACGATTCGATTGGCCTGGGCGAGGACGGACCGACGCACGAGCCGATTGAACACCTGATGGCATTGCGCGCGGTGCCACACATGACGGATTTTCGCCCCGCAGATGCGAACGAAACAGCAGCGGCGTGGCGCCTGGCGCTGGAGCGCGGGGGGCCTACGTTTTTTGCGCTGACGCGGCAGGATCTGCCGGTGATCGACGCATCGAAGCATGACATTTACGGCGGCGTGAGCAAGGGAGCCTACGTTCTGGAGGACGCGGCGCATCCGCAGGTGGTTTTGATCGCGACAGGGTCAGAAGTCTCAGTGGCTCTGGGCGCGGCCAAACTGCTTGCCGCGGACCGAATCACGGCGCGTGTGGTCAGCATGCCAAGCTGGAAGGTCTTCGAGGAGCAATCAGCGGAGTATCGGGTGAGCGTGCTGCCGGCGGATGTGCCCAAGCTGGCGGTGGAGGCGGGCGCCACACAGGGCTGGTGGAAGTATGTGGGCACGGGCGGCGACGTTGTTGGACTCGATCGGTTCGGTGCGTCGGCGCCGGGCAAGATCGTGATGTCCGAGCTTGGCTTCACGCCGGAGAATGTCGCGGCGAGGGCGAACAAGATCGTAAAGCAGTGAACAGGCTACAGGGATCGCTGGTCGTGCTCCAGGTAGATGTTTGATAGCAGGGCGAAAGTTTGAGCAGCCTGGAATCTGTTCAGTGACGACTTATCACTCATGACTCGACGGACTTGCCCCGATCGAGAGGTGTTCCAGAGTTCGGTGCGAATACTCTTGCTCGGCGCGAGAGTTTCTTCCGTGACGAGGTAGTCGCTCCGAAGGCGCATTGCCGATTTCGGAGTCGATAGTGAGGAGGGGAAAAACCTATGCGCACGATCAGCCATTTCATCAACGGCCAGAGCGTCACGCGCCCTGGCGCACTCACCAGCCCTGTCTACGATCCCAGCACCGGGCAGGTGCAGGCCCTTCTGGAGCACGGTGACGCCGCAATCCTTGGTGAGGCTGTCGCGGCCGCCAAGGCGGCGCAACCCGCCTGGGCCGCGATTGACCCCCTGCACCGGGCGCGTGTGATTTTCAGGTTCAAGGCATTGATCGAAGAGCACAGGCAGGAGCTTATCTACCTGATGTCCTCCGAACACGGCAAATTGCTCGGCGACTCCAACGGCGAGTTGCAGCGCGGCCTCGACGTGGTGGAGTTTATGTGCGGTGTCCCGCATCTGCAGAAGGGCGAGTTCACCCAGGGCGCGGGACCTGGCGTGAATGTCTATTCCATCCGCGAACCACTGGGAGTCGTTGCCGGAATTCCGCCCTTCAACTTCCCCGGCATGATCCCGCTCTGGATGCTGACCCCGGCCATCGCCGTGGGCAACGCCTTCATCCTGAAGCCATCGGAGCGCGTACCCTCCGCGGCCCTCCGGATCGTCGAGCTCGCCCACGAAGCCGGCGTGCCGCCGGGCATCGTCAATGTCGTGCAGGGTGTCCAGGAGGTCGGCGAAGCGATCGGGGATCATCCGGACATCAAGGCCGTAACCTTTATCGGCTCGACGGCCGTGGCGAAGTCCGTCTACGCGCGCGGCGCGGGCAACGGCAAGCGCGTGCTATGCCTGGGCGGAGCGAAGAACCACGGCGTCATTCTGCCCGACGCTGATCTCGACTCGGCTGTCGTGGATATCCTCGCCGGGGCCTTCGGGTCTGCAGGCGAGCGCTGCATGGCCATGCCGGTGATCGTGCCCGTTGGCAAGGAGACGGCCGAGGCGGTTCGCGAGCGCCTGCTCGAGGAGATCCCAAAGCTGAGGATTGGCGTCTCCACTGATCCCAATGCGCAAATGGGTCCGGTCGTCACCCCCGAAAACAAGAAGAAGATCGAGAGCTATATTCAACTGGCTGTCGACGAGGGCGCCGAGCTGGTCATCGACGGGCGGGGGCGAAGCCTGCCGGGGCACGAAGAGGGGTTCTTCTTGTGGCCGACCCTGATCGATCACGCCACGCAGTCAATGCAGAGCTACCAGGACGAGATCTTCGGCCCCACGCTGCAGATTGTTCGCGCGGAGACGTTCGAGGAGGCGCTAAGCTACCCGAACGTCCACCACCAGGGCAACGCAGTTACGGTCTTTACGCGCAGTGGAGACTGGGCCCAGCGTTTCGTTGCCGGGGTCGAGGTGGGTATGGTGGGCGTTAATTTTCCCCTGCCAACGCCTGTCGGCTACTACAGCCATGGCGGCTGGAAGAACTCAGCTTTCGGCGACCTGAACCAATATGGCGAGGACAGCATCCGCTTCTTCACGCGCACCAAGAACGTGACACAACGCTGGCCGCACGGCGGACCAGCCACCGAACTTTGACAACAGACTGCGGAGTCCGTGCGAGGGTATTGAATCCGCATAAATCTTGCCCATAAGAAGGCGAGCTAACCCTGGCGTCAGCTGGGTTCCCGTGGGTGGGAGGTCGATCGTTGTATAGTCACATCCTTATCGGACTGAACCAATCAGCTGCAGCACACAGAGCGTTACGACAGGCAATTCGCCTCGCCGCGACGTTCCATGCAACTCTGACTGCTGTGGCCGTCACGCCCTCTCTTCCTCTATATGCCGCATATGCCACGGTGTTAGGTCCTGAAGCGCGCCAAATCATGGAAGAGGATCAGCAGGCATCATTCGCACAACTGTTGGAAATGGCACGAAGAGAAGCTAGGCAACACGACATCGAAATTGAAACTGTTCTGAGCAGCGGGCCAGTCACCGATTCCCTGTTTGAAGCAGTGCGGGTGAAGCACATCGACCTGCTCGTGCTGGGGATCCATCTCGACCACGGTTTGGCTGGATGGCTGTCTAGCAATACCACTCACGAACTTGCAGAAAGGGCCACATGCGACGTCCTCGGAGTTCATTGAAGGACTGCTGATCGGTGGGGCAGAAGTAAGCCTGGGGAAAGCAAGAGACGAACGACTCGGGAAGGCCGCGATGGGTCTCCGATCATCACGTTCAGTGAGCGCAAGCTAAATTCAACGCTGAAAACAATCTTATTGACCGGAAAGGAATTTATTGCCATGACTTCACGTCCACCACTGCCTCCCTTCACACAAGAGACAGCCACTCTAAAGGTTCGCCTTGCCGAAGACGGCTGGAACACGCGTGACCCTGAGAAAGTATCTCTTGCCTACACTGTTGATTCACGTTGGCGGAACCGCGCCGAATTCCCGATCGGCAGAGAACAGATCGTCGCATTCCTCACCCGCAAGTGGACGAGAGAACTGGACTACCGACTCGTCAAGGAGCTGTGGGCGTTCCATGGCAATCGCATCGCGGTACGGTTCGCCTACGAATACCGCGATGATTCAGGGAACTGGTTCCGTGCTTACGGAAATGAGAATTGGGAGTTCGACGAACAGGGATTGATGCATACACGGCATGCGAGCATCAATGAGTTGCACATCACTGAAGCCGATCGAAAGTTCCATTGGTCTCTAGGAAGACGGCCAGATGGCCACCCGGGCTTAAGTGATCTCGGCCTTTAAGCAGTTTCGCGGGTCTCTCGCCTCTGCCGCAGGCTCGCTGTAGCTAACGGCCGCTCTTCCAGATGTCAGTGTCAGGTTTGGCACAACGGAGTCCGCGAACCGTCGCATCAGGGCGGCGATGTCATCGGCGCAGGTGTCGAGCGCTTGCCCCAAAATTCCCAGAAGCTTTAGCTGGCATGGGGGCTTCGTATCTGCCGGTCAATCATGATTCCCCTATTACCGAAGTTCGCTGACAAAGTCTGGCCACGCGCGCGCTGCCTCACTGTGAATGATGGAGAATCTGCTTTCACAAGTCTTTCAAACTTTCTAGACGACGAAAAAGGGTAAGCGTCGTCTCTGTACCGTCATGACTCGGGCGACATTAGTGCATCTCCCCGTGGATCGGTCACACGGCCGTTAAGGCCCGCTGAAGCCTGTCGAAAAGCGAAATCGCGGACAAGAGCAAAACTCCAAGCCCCAGGACGGTGGCATTGG
This genomic window contains:
- the tkt gene encoding transketolase, with the protein product MVSTSIDQLSIDTLRMLAVDSVEKARSGHPGAPLGCAPIAYLLFHKLMKHSPAHSRWADRDRFVLSNGHGSMLLYGTLFLAGYKVTLDDLKSFRQFGSKTPGHPEYGWTDGVEVTTGPLGQGFGMAVGLAIAEKHLAATYNRPGFNVVNHHTYMLCGDGDLMEGLSHEAASLAGTLKLGKLIALYDDNLVSLDGPTEWSFTEDRYKRFEAYNWHVQRVEDGNDLEAIEAAIVSAKAEKDRPSFIAVRTVIGYGSPRAGTNRVHGEAMGPADAAATKKFFGFPEDQSFYVPDDALANWRKAVERGAVQEAEWNDLFASYASAFPELAGEFERTQAGKLRAGWEKAIPSFGTEKPMATRNAGQQVMASIFNDVPELFGGAADLTASTKTIFKNSPHFADDPGGRNVFFGVRELGMCAAVNGMAVHGGLRPFGSTFFVFSDYAKPALRIAAIMKANSLFVFTHDSIGLGEDGPTHEPIEHLMALRAVPHMTDFRPADANETAAAWRLALERGGPTFFALTRQDLPVIDASKHDIYGGVSKGAYVLEDAAHPQVVLIATGSEVSVALGAAKLLAADRITARVVSMPSWKVFEEQSAEYRVSVLPADVPKLAVEAGATQGWWKYVGTGGDVVGLDRFGASAPGKIVMSELGFTPENVAARANKIVKQ
- a CDS encoding CoA-acylating methylmalonate-semialdehyde dehydrogenase, whose product is MRTISHFINGQSVTRPGALTSPVYDPSTGQVQALLEHGDAAILGEAVAAAKAAQPAWAAIDPLHRARVIFRFKALIEEHRQELIYLMSSEHGKLLGDSNGELQRGLDVVEFMCGVPHLQKGEFTQGAGPGVNVYSIREPLGVVAGIPPFNFPGMIPLWMLTPAIAVGNAFILKPSERVPSAALRIVELAHEAGVPPGIVNVVQGVQEVGEAIGDHPDIKAVTFIGSTAVAKSVYARGAGNGKRVLCLGGAKNHGVILPDADLDSAVVDILAGAFGSAGERCMAMPVIVPVGKETAEAVRERLLEEIPKLRIGVSTDPNAQMGPVVTPENKKKIESYIQLAVDEGAELVIDGRGRSLPGHEEGFFLWPTLIDHATQSMQSYQDEIFGPTLQIVRAETFEEALSYPNVHHQGNAVTVFTRSGDWAQRFVAGVEVGMVGVNFPLPTPVGYYSHGGWKNSAFGDLNQYGEDSIRFFTRTKNVTQRWPHGGPATEL
- a CDS encoding universal stress protein, producing the protein MYSHILIGLNQSAAAHRALRQAIRLAATFHATLTAVAVTPSLPLYAAYATVLGPEARQIMEEDQQASFAQLLEMARREARQHDIEIETVLSSGPVTDSLFEAVRVKHIDLLVLGIHLDHGLAGWLSSNTTHELAERATCDVLGVH
- a CDS encoding DUF1348 family protein, whose product is MTSRPPLPPFTQETATLKVRLAEDGWNTRDPEKVSLAYTVDSRWRNRAEFPIGREQIVAFLTRKWTRELDYRLVKELWAFHGNRIAVRFAYEYRDDSGNWFRAYGNENWEFDEQGLMHTRHASINELHITEADRKFHWSLGRRPDGHPGLSDLGL